The following are encoded together in the Pygocentrus nattereri isolate fPygNat1 chromosome 15, fPygNat1.pri, whole genome shotgun sequence genome:
- the mthfs gene encoding 5,10-methenyltetrahydrofolate synthetase (5-formyltetrahydrofolate cyclo-ligase) isoform X2, translating into MFTSFQLLEHPKYQSSQRIAVFLSMPDEVRTEAIVQHMFSSGKVCFIPKYLTNSSHMDMLQLNSLEDIRSLPLTSWNIRQPADSDAQREEALDTGGLDLILMPGLGFDKSGNRLGRGKGFYDTYLERCMRHPKGKPYTIALAFKEQLCKEVPVDDSDMLVNEVLYEE; encoded by the exons CTGTTGGAACATCCGAAGTACCAGAGCAGCCAGCGCATAGCCGTGTTTCTGAGCATGCCTGACGAAGTGCGCACCGAGGCCATCGTCCAGCACATGTTCAGCAGTGGAAAAGTGTGTTTTATCCCAAAGTATCTGACCAACAGCAGCCACATGGACATGCTGCAGCTGAACAGCTTGGAGGACATCAGATCGCTTCCTCTGACCAGCTGGAACATCCGCCAGCCGGCTGACAGCGACGCTCAGCGTGAAGAAGCCCTGGACACAG GTGGATTAGACCTGATCCTGATGCCGGGACTTGGCTTTGATAAGAGCGGAAACCGTCTAGGAAGAGGTAAAGGCTTCTACGACACATACCTGGAGCGCTGCATGAGGCATCCCAAAGGAAAACCCTACACCATCGCACTGGCCTTCAAAGAGCAGCTGTGTAAAGAGGTCCCCGTGGACGACAGTGACATGCTCGTCAATGAAGTGCTGTATGAAGAGTGA
- the mthfs gene encoding 5,10-methenyltetrahydrofolate synthetase (5-formyltetrahydrofolate cyclo-ligase) isoform X3 → MPDEVRTEAIVQHMFSSGKVCFIPKYLTNSSHMDMLQLNSLEDIRSLPLTSWNIRQPADSDAQREEALDTGGLDLILMPGLGFDKSGNRLGRGKGFYDTYLERCMRHPKGKPYTIALAFKEQLCKEVPVDDSDMLVNEVLYEE, encoded by the exons ATGCCTGACGAAGTGCGCACCGAGGCCATCGTCCAGCACATGTTCAGCAGTGGAAAAGTGTGTTTTATCCCAAAGTATCTGACCAACAGCAGCCACATGGACATGCTGCAGCTGAACAGCTTGGAGGACATCAGATCGCTTCCTCTGACCAGCTGGAACATCCGCCAGCCGGCTGACAGCGACGCTCAGCGTGAAGAAGCCCTGGACACAG GTGGATTAGACCTGATCCTGATGCCGGGACTTGGCTTTGATAAGAGCGGAAACCGTCTAGGAAGAGGTAAAGGCTTCTACGACACATACCTGGAGCGCTGCATGAGGCATCCCAAAGGAAAACCCTACACCATCGCACTGGCCTTCAAAGAGCAGCTGTGTAAAGAGGTCCCCGTGGACGACAGTGACATGCTCGTCAATGAAGTGCTGTATGAAGAGTGA
- the mthfs gene encoding 5,10-methenyltetrahydrofolate synthetase (5-formyltetrahydrofolate cyclo-ligase) isoform X1, with translation MTALRAAKQALRKEIKKRVASLSEEEKVRQSQVVSQKLLEHPKYQSSQRIAVFLSMPDEVRTEAIVQHMFSSGKVCFIPKYLTNSSHMDMLQLNSLEDIRSLPLTSWNIRQPADSDAQREEALDTGGLDLILMPGLGFDKSGNRLGRGKGFYDTYLERCMRHPKGKPYTIALAFKEQLCKEVPVDDSDMLVNEVLYEE, from the exons CAGTCTGAGCGAAGAAGAGAAAGTCCGCCAGTCACAGGTTGTGTCTCAGAAG CTGTTGGAACATCCGAAGTACCAGAGCAGCCAGCGCATAGCCGTGTTTCTGAGCATGCCTGACGAAGTGCGCACCGAGGCCATCGTCCAGCACATGTTCAGCAGTGGAAAAGTGTGTTTTATCCCAAAGTATCTGACCAACAGCAGCCACATGGACATGCTGCAGCTGAACAGCTTGGAGGACATCAGATCGCTTCCTCTGACCAGCTGGAACATCCGCCAGCCGGCTGACAGCGACGCTCAGCGTGAAGAAGCCCTGGACACAG GTGGATTAGACCTGATCCTGATGCCGGGACTTGGCTTTGATAAGAGCGGAAACCGTCTAGGAAGAGGTAAAGGCTTCTACGACACATACCTGGAGCGCTGCATGAGGCATCCCAAAGGAAAACCCTACACCATCGCACTGGCCTTCAAAGAGCAGCTGTGTAAAGAGGTCCCCGTGGACGACAGTGACATGCTCGTCAATGAAGTGCTGTATGAAGAGTGA